DNA sequence from the Bacillota bacterium genome:
CGCACAGAACTCGACCATGGCATCCCATAACCTCTGCGATCCAGTCGGGAGCCGCCTGCGAGGGTACACAACCGTGTACCCGGGGTTCCCGTCCATATCCTCCCCCGGCACATAGTCTGCGCATCCCGGGTTCGAATGGAGCAAGGACCTGATACCTGCCCGGATCTCTCCTCCGGAACCGGACGAGCCGTATCCGTGGATCACCTTGAACCCGGTTCCGCCTCCCGAGGCTGCGAGTGAGTTGTGGTGCGCGACGAAGGCCTCGAGGGCCTCCGCCATTCTCAGCCCGTGTAGGTCGAGTTCCTCCATGAATCCTGGCCTCCCGCGGGGCCTAACTCTACGTGACTATTCTATCATACCCAGGGACTTCATGGCCGAAGTAACCTGTGCTTGGCTCATGTAGCCCTCCACTCTGTGGACGAGCTTCCCACCCTGGCTGAAGAACAATAAGGTAGGTATAACCCTGACGTTGTGACCAGTACTTATATTCGGATACTGGTATACATCGACATTGTAGAACCCAACCGTCCCCCTGTACGCTTCGGCAAGCGCGTCTATCACCGGGTTCATGGCCCTGCAGGGGGCGCAGGTGTTCGAACCTACCTTGACCACGTAAGGAAGACCGCTCTTCGCCGCGCGGCTGAGATCCTGCGGTGTGGCTTCCGCCAGGACGGCCTTGGAGTCCCGGCGCGTTCCCACTGCCCAGCCGACTGCCACGACCGCGATCACCGCCACGATCAGGGCGAGCCTAGTGCTTCGATTCAACCTGCTTTCGCCTCCACACGCGGAACCAGCTGTTCCGCGAAAGCTTCAACCATCATTGCTGCCGTAGTTCGATTCGTACGTCATATGTTCATGTTAGCACACCTGCAACCCCCGGCGAAACCTCAGGAATCCATCCTTGACTTGGAGGAATGTGGCGAGCGTCCTCGAAAGAACTGCTCTATCCCATTCATGCCTTGATTCCGTCCCGGTTTGGAGGCGACAATCCAACGTGACCTCAAAGAGTCGGAACTGGTACCTGTTCTTGCTGGGGAGTGCGCTCCTCGGCCTCACTGTCGGGCTGCACGACCCTTCCTTCAACAACTACCTGAGCGAAGTGCATCATGTCTCGCCGACAATCCGCGGGCTCCTGGAGTTCCCAAGGGAGGGCCCGGGGTGCGTGATCGCCCTTCTGTCCGGAGCACTTGCATTCCTGCCCGATACACGCGTCGCATCACTCGCAGTGGTCGTCTGGGGTCTCGGCCTGCTTGGAATGGCACTATTCTCTCCGACCCTCGGGGCCATGGTCGTGTGGATGATCGCCGTATCAGTCGGCA
Encoded proteins:
- a CDS encoding Smr/MutS family protein codes for the protein MEELDLHGLRMAEALEAFVAHHNSLAASGGGTGFKVIHGYGSSGSGGEIRAGIRSLLHSNPGCADYVPGEDMDGNPGYTVVYPRRRLPTGSQRLWDAMVEFCATPKTQADVVHRFVRRNAEPEIVQGLRELERRGRLRSFVKNGKKHLVDARIRPRV
- a CDS encoding thioredoxin family protein, with protein sequence MNRSTRLALIVAVIAVVAVGWAVGTRRDSKAVLAEATPQDLSRAAKSGLPYVVKVGSNTCAPCRAMNPVIDALAEAYRGTVGFYNVDVYQYPNISTGHNVRVIPTLLFFSQGGKLVHRVEGYMSQAQVTSAMKSLGMIE